The Mariprofundus sp. NF sequence CACTGGTACTTTACGGCCACGCCTTCTGGAAGGATCTTCTCAGCTGGGTTGAAAACACGGTACTGGAAGCGGGCTACATCTCCGAGAAAGATCTCAAACTGGTGACCGTCACCGACGACATCAACGAAGCCGTTGAGATCATGTGTAGACATCGCACATGGAAACTAAAACAGGTTCAGCTCTCAAAGACCCACGGTCTGTAGAGATCAGCCCTCAGAACGCTCGGTAATCTCGATCAGGTGATAACCGAATTGGGTTTTTACCGGCCCATGCACCTTGTGCAGTTCGGCAGAGAAGACCACCTCATTGAACTCTTTGACCATCTGGCGCTCACGAAATGAACCGAGATCACCACCTTTTTGACCTGACGGGCAGCTGGAGTGCTGCTTTGCCACCTCGGCAAAATCGGCACCATTCTCAATCTCCGCCTTCAGCGCTTCGCACTGCTGCAGATCTGCAACCAGAATGTGACGTGCTGATGCAGTTTTTTTCTTCTTGTTCCAACCGAACATAATAACCCCTTTTAGCTCTACTCATTTAACTTTTTTCGTGACGATCAAGTAGCTGTTTAATCACAAACTCTGCCACTCTTATTCGTGTTTATTTGTGTTAATTCGTGGTTCGATTTTATGTTTTCACGGCGATCTAACAGCTGTTTGATGACAAAACCTGCCAGCATAAAACCGAACAGGTTCGGCATATAGGAGATCGTGCCATTCACCGCCCGCGGTAGTGCGGTCGAATCCTTGCCAACCGGCGCCTGCGGCAGCGGTTTGATCGGGAACTCGCCGGAGAAGACCACCGGATAATCGAGTGATGCACCCGCCCGGCGCAATTTGCGACGCAGATTTACAGCCAGACCACAGTTATAGGTCTTATCCAGCGTGGTAATCTCCGCCTGTGTCACATCCAGCCGGCCACCGGCACCAAGGCTGGATGCCACAGGAATACCCAGCTTCTGGCAGGAGGCGACCAACACCGCTTTGCAGGCCACTGAGTCGATACAGTCAATCACATAATCGAATGCACCCGCAGCAAGAAATTCTTCCATATTCATCGGATCGAGAAAACCGACCCGGGCATCAAGCTCTATCTCCGGATTAATATCGAGAACCCTCGCCCCCATCGCCGTGGCTTTATCCTGGCCTATAACCGAATGGGTGCAGACAAGCTGCCGATTCATATTCGAGAGCCCCACACTGTCATGATCAACAATGGTCAAACGGCCAATGCCGGCACGTGCAACAGCTTCAATGGCTGCTCCGCCAACACCGCCAATGCCTACCACCAGCAGATGCAGGCCTGCCAGATGGTTCAACCCTGCTTCACCGATAAGGATCTCTGTGCGCTCCTGTGCAACACTCATAATCTGAACAGCTCCCTGGCATTGTGATTACAGATGGCGGCCAGTGCCTGACTATCTGTGCCGCGAAGCGTAGCGATCTGCGCTAAAATTTCGATGAGAAAAGCGGGTTCATTGTTGCCTCCGCGATGAGCGGCAGGTGACTGGTCGGGGGCATCGGTCTCAATTAACAACTTTTCCAGCGGGATATGTTTAACCACACCCTGCACTCTGCTTGCCCGCGGATAGGTCACCGCACCACCAAAACCGAGATAGAAACCGAGTTTTACCAATTGATCAGCCTGCTGCTGTGAACCGGAAAAACTGTGAATCACACCACGCAGGCCGGGCAGCTGTCTGATCTCGCGGATTACATCATCAACCGCCCTGAATGCATGCACAATCACGGGCAGATCGTGCTCCAAAGCCAGCTGGAGCTGAGGCTGAAACCAGTGCAGCTGAGAGTCCATATCAAAGCGACAGAGATCACTACCATCCAGGCCACACTCACCTACTGCCACAGCATCTGCGAGAAACTGCGGCAGCAACGACAGATCGGAATCACTATGTTGATTGCAGAACCACGGATGCAGGCCAAAGGCTGGCGAGATCGAACTGTGATCTAAGGCAAGGTGCTGCAGTTTTGGCCAACCTGAACGACACACAGCAGGTACAATAAAAGCGGTTACACCGGCATCTTGCGCACGCTGTAAAACCGCCACTCTGCTCTGGTCAAAACGGAGATCATCAAGATGGCAGTGGCTATCGATCAAGGGTTGAATAGGAGCCTCCGTTTTGGATATCAACGGCAGGCTGATTACTTAAACAGTGTTTCGCAACCCGACCAGCTTTGCGACTCTGGCGTTGGCCTGATATCACTCTGCCACTCACCCTCTCCACTCTGCGCACCAAAGTCATGTAGTCCCTGGCAGCGGTCATCACCTTCACCGCCAGCCATTGTGTCATCGCCGCCACGATCAAACAGCTGATCGTTACCAGCCCCGCCATCAAGTTGATCGTTACCCGTCCAGCCATAGAGGCGGTCATCACCACCGTTGCCAAACAGACGGTCATCGCCATGTTCGCCATACAGGGTATCCACACCTGCACCGCCCTCTAGCAGATCATCACCTGGCCCGGCACTTAACTTATCCTTACCCGGACCACCTTTGAGCTGATCATTTCCCTTCTCACCGGAGAGTTTATCATTGCCCGCCCCGCCATCGAGAAAATCATCACCATCGCCACCGAATATTTTGTCGTTACCGGCACCGCCATAAAGTTGGTCATTGCCGCGACCGCCTTTGATCTTGTCATCGCCATCACCGCCGCAGATCAGATCATTACCACCTCTGCCATCAATCTTGTCATCACCGCCAAGGCCGACAATCACATCATCACCCTCGGTACCTGTGAGTCTGTCTTTTTTCTCCGAACCGATAATGGTGGCTTGCTGACCGGCGCACTGCTCTGCAAACAAGTTGCCCGGTAACGTGACAGCTGAGATCAGTAGCAGTGCGGATGTCACAAGCGTTCTGTTCATGACTCTCTCCAGCAAACAAAATGACGATATCAAAATAGTGCTCAGGGGTTGCCCCTGACTGAATAAGATTAGCTTTGCTCAGCCTGCAGTCTGGCCGCTTCAGCATGCAGCTCAGTCATATCCAGCGCTTTGATCTCTGCAATCAGGGCTTCGAGATCCTTCTCTGCCAATGCTCCCGGCTCAGAGTAGAGCATCAGCCCTTCGCGAATAATCATCAGCGTAGGGATTGAGCGAATATTGAAATGGGCTCCCAGCTGCTCCTGCTCCTGGGTATTGATCTTGCCAAACAGCACATCGGGATGATTTTCGGAGACCGCTTCAAAGGTAGGGCCAAAGGCTTTGCATGGCGCACACCACGGTGCCCAGAAGTCGAGAATGGAGATTGCGCTGCCATCCACCTCCTCTTTGATATTCTCTTTGGTAATCTCGACTGTGGCCATCTGGCACTCCTTGGACTCTGCACAATCACTCAAGCTCGCTTCGGCTATCGCGAAGATTCAAACGGGAGGAGATGAATGCAGTGGGATCGGCCCAATATATATCGAAATGCTAATACATCAAGGTTGTGGTCGTTCAGCAGATAAAAAAAGGCTCCGAAGCATCAAACTTCGGAGCCTTGAATAAGAACGGCAATCTTCACCGCACGGTTAATCACCTACAGGATTATTCGTATAACGGTTGGATTGATCCAGATCAGGAAAGAGCTTCTCCTCCTTCTCTTTCAGCTCTGTCAGCGAGCAGGCAGGCACGCCGATCAGGCCTGAGATGCGATTGATATACTGCTCTTCAAGAAAGGCTACATCGCCATCGGCCATGGCAACACGCCAGAGCTTGGCAAGGATTGCGGCGCGCTCATCAACGTTATAGGTGTCAACAATCTGCTTCACCACATTTTCAATGCGCAGATCGGCACGCTCGGTATCCTGAGCCTGTTCAATCAGCTCGCTACTCTCTTCAGCGGAGATGTTGAAATGGTCACTGAGCAGCTTGACGATCTCGGCATGCTCTTCAGCATCAATCTTTCCATCCATCGTCATCATGCCGACCATCAGCTTGGTAATGGCCAGTGTCAGATCCGGCAACTGTTGATGACCCTCTTCCCGACGCCACCAACCCTGTAATGTTTTCAGCATAAAAACCTCCCTCGCTTCTTTGGCGAGCCATATGCCAGCCATTTGACGGTTATCTCTATCGGCAAGTCTGCAATTTTCACTCTGCCATCAAACCACTGGCAGTTTATTGCATTTTTTTGCCCGAAGCCCCTTGATCACACAGTCACAGGAGCCCCTAAGCAAACTATAGCAGATACGATGCCAAACTACCTTTGCTGGTGAAATGATGCCAGCGATTGCCATGATGACAACCGATCTGGCACACTGGGGCAATGAAACTATCTGCCTCTGATTTCCCCGAAGTGCCTCTGCTGGAGATGCATGATGTGCATCTGCAAGAGGTGGAGATGATCAACGCCATCTACGATCTGATTCTGGAGATTGAGAGCGGCAATCGTAAAAAAGCAGTGCTTAGTGAAAAGCTGGATGAGTTGCTGATCCATACGCAGGAGCATTTCGCCAATGAAGAGCGGCTGATGTTAGAGGCACATTTTCCGCCCTATGCCATGCATAAAAATGCCCACAACCTCTTCCTGCAAGAGCTGCAAGATGCGGTTAGCAGCTGGAAGGAGGAGCAGGCCATCGGACCGATTGATCAGTTTATGCGCTTTAAGCTACCCCGTTGGATGAAGGATCACATCAGCACCATGGATTATGTCACTGCGGGTTATCTCGCCAATCAGTTGCAGAAGTAGCCACACATGCCTGCGGCTCTAAAAAAGCTTGAGCAGCTCCATTTTGATAACAGCTTTGTCAATTCGCTGCCTGCCGATCCTGAGTCTGAAAACTTCCCCCGCCAGGTATTCTCTGCTTGTTATTCGCGTGTAGTGCCAACGCCAGTGAGCAACCCGCAACTGCTGGCCTGCGTCAGTGAAGTCGCTGAGCTTCTCGATCTCTCTGCACTGAGTTGTGAATCGGAGCTATTCACGCAAACCTTCTCCGGCAACCATCTGTTGCCCGGCATGGATGCTTACGCCAGCTGTTACGGTGGCCATCAGTTCGGCCACTGGGCCGGCCAGCTGGGGGATGGGCGCGCCATTAATCTCGGTGAAGTGATCAATGCCAAGGGTGAACGCTGGTCTCTGCAGCTCAAAGGGGCAGGGCCGACCCCATACTCCCGCAATGCGGATGGTCTTGCTGTACTGCGCTCCTCACTGCGCGAATTTCTCTGTAGTGAAGCGATGTTTCATCTGGGTGTGCCAACCACCCGCGCCCTGAGCCTGATCACAACCGGTGAACGGGTAGATCGCGATATTCTCTATAACGGCAATGGTGCCCCGGAACCGGGTGCGGTGCTCTGTCGTGTCGCCCCCGGCTTTATCCGCTTCGGCAATTTTCAGCTGCTGGCCTCTCGCGCTGATCTTGGCCTATTGAAAGCGCTGCTTGATTACACCATCCGCACCGATTTCCCGCATCTTGGTGAACCCTCAACTCCGGTCTATCTGGCATGGTTTGAAGAGGTCTGCAGATCAACGGCCGAATTGATGGTGCACTGGATGCGGGTCGGTTTTGTGCATGGGGTGATGAACACGGACAATATGTCAGTGCTCGGGCTGACCATCGATTATGGCCCTTACGGCTGGCTGGAGGGTTATGATCCGGGCTGGACACCCAATATCACCGATGCCGAGATGAAACGCTATCGCTATGGCAACCAGCCTCAGATCGCCTCATGGAATCTGGCCCGTCTGGCCGATGCGCTGCTGCCGCTGATCGAATCGATTGAACCGCTGCAGCAGGCCATATCCAGTTACGCCGCTACCTACGAAAAGGGCTGGCGCGTCATGATGCGGAGCAAGCTGGGTCTGATCGGAGAGGAGGAAGGTGATGAGCCACTGACCCACGAACTGCTGATGATCCTGCCACTGGTTGAGACCGACATGAGCATATTCTTCCGCAAACTGGCCGATATCCGCAGTGATAGTGACCCGGATCAACTCAGCAGTGATCAACTGATCGCACCACTGCTTGATGCCTAT is a genomic window containing:
- a CDS encoding peptidylprolyl isomerase, yielding MFGWNKKKKTASARHILVADLQQCEALKAEIENGADFAEVAKQHSSCPSGQKGGDLGSFRERQMVKEFNEVVFSAELHKVHGPVKTQFGYHLIEITERSEG
- a CDS encoding ThiF family adenylyltransferase, with amino-acid sequence MSVAQERTEILIGEAGLNHLAGLHLLVVGIGGVGGAAIEAVARAGIGRLTIVDHDSVGLSNMNRQLVCTHSVIGQDKATAMGARVLDINPEIELDARVGFLDPMNMEEFLAAGAFDYVIDCIDSVACKAVLVASCQKLGIPVASSLGAGGRLDVTQAEITTLDKTYNCGLAVNLRRKLRRAGASLDYPVVFSGEFPIKPLPQAPVGKDSTALPRAVNGTISYMPNLFGFMLAGFVIKQLLDRRENIKSNHELTQINTNKSGRVCD
- a CDS encoding TatD family hydrolase, producing MIDSHCHLDDLRFDQSRVAVLQRAQDAGVTAFIVPAVCRSGWPKLQHLALDHSSISPAFGLHPWFCNQHSDSDLSLLPQFLADAVAVGECGLDGSDLCRFDMDSQLHWFQPQLQLALEHDLPVIVHAFRAVDDVIREIRQLPGLRGVIHSFSGSQQQADQLVKLGFYLGFGGAVTYPRASRVQGVVKHIPLEKLLIETDAPDQSPAAHRGGNNEPAFLIEILAQIATLRGTDSQALAAICNHNARELFRL
- a CDS encoding calcium-binding protein; translated protein: MNRTLVTSALLLISAVTLPGNLFAEQCAGQQATIIGSEKKDRLTGTEGDDVIVGLGGDDKIDGRGGNDLICGGDGDDKIKGGRGNDQLYGGAGNDKIFGGDGDDFLDGGAGNDKLSGEKGNDQLKGGPGKDKLSAGPGDDLLEGGAGVDTLYGEHGDDRLFGNGGDDRLYGWTGNDQLDGGAGNDQLFDRGGDDTMAGGEGDDRCQGLHDFGAQSGEGEWQSDIRPTPESQSWSGCETLFK
- a CDS encoding co-chaperone YbbN, with translation MATVEITKENIKEEVDGSAISILDFWAPWCAPCKAFGPTFEAVSENHPDVLFGKINTQEQEQLGAHFNIRSIPTLMIIREGLMLYSEPGALAEKDLEALIAEIKALDMTELHAEAARLQAEQS
- a CDS encoding TerB family tellurite resistance protein, which codes for MLKTLQGWWRREEGHQQLPDLTLAITKLMVGMMTMDGKIDAEEHAEIVKLLSDHFNISAEESSELIEQAQDTERADLRIENVVKQIVDTYNVDERAAILAKLWRVAMADGDVAFLEEQYINRISGLIGVPACSLTELKEKEEKLFPDLDQSNRYTNNPVGD
- a CDS encoding bacteriohemerythrin, which codes for MKLSASDFPEVPLLEMHDVHLQEVEMINAIYDLILEIESGNRKKAVLSEKLDELLIHTQEHFANEERLMLEAHFPPYAMHKNAHNLFLQELQDAVSSWKEEQAIGPIDQFMRFKLPRWMKDHISTMDYVTAGYLANQLQK
- a CDS encoding YdiU family protein translates to MPAALKKLEQLHFDNSFVNSLPADPESENFPRQVFSACYSRVVPTPVSNPQLLACVSEVAELLDLSALSCESELFTQTFSGNHLLPGMDAYASCYGGHQFGHWAGQLGDGRAINLGEVINAKGERWSLQLKGAGPTPYSRNADGLAVLRSSLREFLCSEAMFHLGVPTTRALSLITTGERVDRDILYNGNGAPEPGAVLCRVAPGFIRFGNFQLLASRADLGLLKALLDYTIRTDFPHLGEPSTPVYLAWFEEVCRSTAELMVHWMRVGFVHGVMNTDNMSVLGLTIDYGPYGWLEGYDPGWTPNITDAEMKRYRYGNQPQIASWNLARLADALLPLIESIEPLQQAISSYAATYEKGWRVMMRSKLGLIGEEEGDEPLTHELLMILPLVETDMSIFFRKLADIRSDSDPDQLSSDQLIAPLLDAYYDLGSLDSDYRNRFATWMRSYMLRIREQKISDADRRQQMNAVNPKYVLRNYLAQQAIDKAEAGDSSMIYELLELLRHPYDEQPENEHYAAKRPEWARNRAGCSMLSCSS